One window from the genome of Eucalyptus grandis isolate ANBG69807.140 chromosome 7, ASM1654582v1, whole genome shotgun sequence encodes:
- the LOC104454317 gene encoding L-type lectin-domain containing receptor kinase S.4, giving the protein MARALFFLCLLLALADPSFSLPDELFFTGFDGAVGSNVSLSGVAEVEDSGALRLTKDSLRVLGHAFYSSPVRFKDSGSGKVRSFSTCFAFAIVPQYPKLGGHGLVFTISPDKELTGALPSQYLGLLNTNDNGNFSNHVFAVEFDTVQDFEFADINDNHVGIDINSLVSNKSAPAAYYAENSTKQDVNLKSGKVIFAWIDYDSLNNQLDVKISPSSVKPSNSLLSLDVDLSSVFEETMYVGFSAATGLLASQHYILGWSFTMNGEARSLSLSSLPSLPGPKKSDTPLIIAVSVTAAAVVILVAALAVFIIKKIRDADVIEPWELDIGPHRFPYKELKRATRGFRDKELLGFGGFGRVYKGTIPNTNTEVAVKQISHESKQGLQEFVSEIATIGRLRHRNLVQLFGWCRRRGDLLLVYDFMPNGSLDKYLFDEPKTVLTWVQRYKIVQGVASGLLYLHEEWEQTVIHRDIKAGNVLLDAELNGRLGDFGLAKLYEHGAVPSTTRVVGTLGYLAPELTRTGKPTTSSDVFAFGALLLEVVCGRRPIEPKALPEELILVDWVWEKWRTGAILDVVDSRLKGEFDEIEAVVVLKLGLMCSNNAPESRPTVRQVVRYLEGQVALPETVAAPDADDEKKGKICSASDGNFDDFVHSYRYPTSSFMEKVSTCSSDDRDRDRDRDLEAGLASPLSHSGSGDGR; this is encoded by the coding sequence ATGGCCAGAGCCCTGTTTTTCCTCTGCCTCTTGCTGGCCCTCGCGGACCCGTCTTTTTCTCTGCCCGACGAGCTCTTCTTCACCGGGTTCGACGGCGCCGTGGGGAGCAACGTGAGCCTCAGCGGCGTCGCGGAGGTCGAGGACAGCGGCGCCCTTCGCCTCACCAAAGACTCGCTCCGGGTTCTTGGGCACGCCTTCTACTCGTCCCCTGTTCGGTTCAAGGACTCGGGCAGTGGCAAAGTGAGGTCCTTCTCGACTTGTTTTGCCTTCGCGATTGTCCCTCAGTACCCGAAGCTCGGGGGTCACGGCCTCGTCTTCACGATCTCTCCCGACAAGGAGCTTACCGGGGCTCTTCCTAGTCAGTACCTCGGGCTTCTGAACACGAACGATAATGGTAACTTCTCGAACCATGTTTTTGCGGTTGAGTTTGACACTGTTCAGGACTTCGAGTTTGCCGACATAAACGACAACCACGTTGGGATTGACATCAACAGTCTAGTGTCTAATAAGTCTGCCCCTGCTGCGTATTACGCTGAGAATTCCACAAAGCAGGACGTTAATCTCAAGAGTGGTAAAGTAATTTTTGCTTGGATTGATTATGATTCACTCAACAATCAGTTGGATGTGAAGATTTCGCCGTCTTCCGTCAAGCCCAGTAATTCGCTTCTGTCTTTAGATGTGGATCTGAGCTCGGTCTTTGAGGAAACCATGTATGTCGGGTTCTCTGCTGCGACCGGTTTGCTCGCTAGCCAGCATTACATCTTGGGTTGGAGTTTTACGATGAATGGAGAAGCTAGATCTTTGTCTCTGTCATCTCTCCCTTCTCTTCCCGGGCCTAAGAAGAGCGATACGCCCTTAATTATAGCAGTTTCGGTTACCGCTGCTGCTGTGGTTATCTTAGTTGCTGCATTGGCCGTTTTCATCATCAAGAAGATCAGGGATGCAGATGTTATTGAACCTTGGGAGCTCGATATTGGGCCGCATCGATTCCCTTACAAAGAACTCAAGAGGGCGACCCGCGGTTTTAGAGACAAAGAGCTGCTTGGATTCGGCGGGTTTGGTCGAGTTTACAAGGGCACTATACCGAACACAAACACCGAAGTCGCGGTTAAGCAGATCTCGCACGAATCAAAACAGGGTCTGCAAGAATTTGTGTCTGAGATTGCCACCATAGGGCGTCTTCGGCATAGAAACTTAGTCCAACTATTTGGATGGTGTCGGCGTCGGGGCGATCTTTTACTTGTCTATGACTTCATGCCTAATGGAAGCTTGGACAAGTACCTATTTGATGAACCCAAAACCGTTCTGACTTGGGTACAGAGATATAAAATTGTCCAAGGCGTGGCTTCGGGCCTCTTGTATTTGCACGAGGAATGGGAGCAGACTGTAATCCACAGAGACATTAAAGCCGGCAATGTATTACTGGATGCAGAGCTAAACGGTAGGTTAGGCGACTTTGGTCTTGCCAAGTTATACGAGCACGGGGCTGTTCCGAGCACTACACGCGTCGTGGGCACATTGGGTTATCTCGCGCCCGAGCTCACACGTACGGGCAAGCCCACGACGAGCTCGGACGTGTTTGCGTTCGGTGCATTGCTACTCGAGGTCGTCTGTGGCAGAAGACCTATCGAGCCGAAAGCCTTGCCTGAAGAGCTCATTCTGGTGGACTGGGTGTGGGAGAAGTGGAGGACAGGGGCTATACTGGATGTGGTGGATTCGAGATTGAAAGGTGAATTTGACGAGATCGAGGCCGTTGTAGTGTTGAAGCTGGGATTGATGTGTTCGAACAATGCCCCGGAGTCGCGGCCTACAGTGAGGCAGGTGGTGAGATACTTAGAAGGGCAGGTGGCGTTGCCGGAGACAGTGGCCGCACCAGATGCGGATGATGAGAAGAAGGGCAAAATCTGCAGCGCTAGCGATGggaattttgatgattttgtccATTCCTATCGGTATCCGACGTCTTCATTTATGGAGAAGGTCAGCACATGTTCATCCGATGATCGGGATCGGGATCGGGATCGTGATCTTGAAgcaggcttggcctcaccgctTTCGCATTCCGGCAGTGGGGATGGCAGGTAG
- the LOC104454318 gene encoding LOB domain-containing protein 29: protein MTGLGSSCGACKFLRRKCTSDCVFAPYFCYDQASTHFAAVHKVFGASNVSKLLLHLPVHTRSDAAITISYEALARMRDPIYGCVAHIFALQEQVANLQEEIEILGTQMANLGVGVPSWRNSPVPGNPSNFGPQFSGSDAMNVQFYLNHQQDPLLPQAEAATTTNLQALESSMNEEFPPIYGWEDQNPFCDNYPNLLERLFEGVDREAFSSCSWLNGGNGLGK from the exons ATGACAGGGCTTGGCTCTTCATGTGGTGCATGCAAGTTCCTGAGGAGGAAGTGCACCAGCGACTGTGTTTTCGCTCCTTATTTCTGCTACGACCAGGCCTCGACCCATTTCGCGGCCGTTCACAAGGTGTTTGGCGCAAGCAATGTGTCCAAGCTGCTGCTGCACCTGCCAGTGCACACCCGGAGTGATGCTGCAATCACCATTTCTTATGAAGCCCTGGCCAGGATGAGAGATCCCATCTATGGTTGCGTGGCTCACATTTTTGCACTCCAGGAGCAG GTGGCTAATCTGCAGGAGGAGATCGAGATTCTAGGGACCCAAATGGCCAACCTTGGAGTTGGGGTTCCCAGTTGGAGAAATTCACCTGTTCCTGGTAACCCCAGCAATTTTGGTCCACAGTTCTCAGGGAGTGATGCCATGAACGTGCAATTCTATCTGAACCATCAGCAGGACCCACTTCTTCCTCAGGCAGAAGCTGCTACCACCACCAACCTCCAGGCCTTGGAAAGCTCAATGAACGAAGAGTTCCCTCCTATATATGGTTGGGAGGATCAGAATCCGTTCTGTGACAATTACCCAAATCTTCTGGAGAGACTCTTTGAAGGTGTGGACCGTGAGGCCTTCAGCAGTTGTTCATGGCTGAACGGTGGAAATGGTTTAGGAAAGTGA
- the LOC104454321 gene encoding thylakoid lumenal 15 kDa protein 1, chloroplastic yields the protein MALLGVSLCASRVPPNSPLLPSKSLPLQISSLPICSDSPPLVRNLASPLALCESVARTGALALLSASLFFADPALAFKGGGPYGAGVTRGQDLTGQDFSGKTLIKQDFKTSILRQANFKGAKLLGASFFDADLTGADLSDADLRGVDFSLANVTKVNLNNANLEGALATGNTSFRGSNITGADFTDVPLRDDQREYLCKVADGVNPTTGNATRETLLCN from the exons ATGGCGCTTCTCGGCGTCTCTCTGTGCGCTTCCAGAGTCCCGCCAAATTCCCCTCTCCTTCCCTCCAAATCTCTTCCTCTCCAGATTTCGTCTCTGCCCATTTGCTCTGATTCTCCTCCGCTG GTTCGGAATCTTGCCTCGCCTTTGGCGTTGTGCGAATCCGTAGCAAGAACAGGCGCGCTTGCCCTTTTGTCCGCTTCCCTGTTCTTTGCTGATCCTGCGCTCGCATTCAAG GGAGGAGGTCCATACGGTGCGGGAGTTACGAGGGGTCAGGATCTTACTGGGCAAGATTTCAGTGGCAAGACTCTGATCAAACAAGACTTCAAAACG TCCATACTCCGACAAGCCAATTTCAAAGGTGCAAAGTTACTCGGTGCGAGCTTCTTTGATGCTGATTTGACAG GGGCTGACCTTTCAGATGCTGATCTCAGAGGTGTCGACTTTTCCTTGGCTAATGTAACAAAG GTGAATCTAAACAATGCTAACTTAGAAGGTGCACTAGCAACAGGAAACACATCTTTTAGGGGATCAAACATAACAGGTGCAG ACTTCACAGATGTGCCTCTGAGAGACGATCAACGAGAGTACCTTTGCAAAGTCGCAGATGG ggTGAATCCTACAACTGGAAATGCAACACGTGAGACACTGCTTTGCAATTAA
- the LOC104454319 gene encoding tropinone reductase homolog At5g06060 gives MAAAQKNDRESRWTLRGTTALVTGGTRGIGHAIVEELSGFGATVHTCSRNGEELSKCLKEWEGKGLAVTGSVCDLSSRDQRESLIKEVSSKFGGRLNILINNAGMNFRKPTVDYTVEEFSKIMATNFDSAYHLCQIAHPLLKASGAGSIIFISSVAGVVSLGTGSVYAATKGAINQITKNLACEWAKDNIRSNSIAPWYIRTSLVENLLKNKEFYDGIIARTPLQRVGEPKEVASLAAFLCLPAASYITGQVISVDGGMTVNGFYPTVLLN, from the exons ATGGCGGCGGCGCAGAAGAACGACAGAGAATCGCGCTGGACTCTCCGAGGCACGACTGCTCTCGTCACCGGCGGCACTCGCGGAATCGG GCACGCGATAGTGGAGGAGCTGAGCGGGTTCGGAGCAACCGTGCACACCTGCTCGAGGAACGGGGAGGAGCTGAGCAAGTGCTTGAAGGAATGGGAAGGCAAGGGCCTTGCGGTCACCGGGTCGGTCTGCGATCTGTCTTCTCGTGACCAGCGAGAGAGTCTGATCAAGGAGGTGTCCTCTAAGTTCGGCGGCAGGCTCAACATTCTC ATTAACAATGCTGGAATGAATTTTAGGAAGCCAACCGTTGACTATACAGTTGaagaattttcgaaaattatggcTACCAACTTTGATTCTGCCTATCATCTTTGCCAAATTGCTCATCCTCTCCTGAAAGCATCAGGAGCTGGTAGCATTATCTTCATTTCCTCAGTTGCTGGGGTTGTCAGTTTAGGCACTGGATCTGTTTATGCTGCCACTAAAG GTGCAATTAACCAAATTACAAAGAACCTGGCTTGTGAATGGGCAAAAGACAATATTAGGAGCAACTCCATAGCTCCATGGTATATCAGGACCTCGCTTGTGGAAAAT CTACTGAAGAACAAGGAGTTCTATGATGGGATAATAGCTCGGACCCCACTTCAGCGTGTCGGAGAACCCAAGGAGGTCGCATCACTAGCTGCATTCCTTTGCTTGCCAGCCGCATCATACATCACGGGTCAGGTTATCTCTGTTGATGGAGGGATGACTGTGAATGGGTTTTACCCAACTGTGTTGTTAAATTGA
- the LOC104454322 gene encoding tropinone reductase homolog At5g06060-like isoform X1 yields MAEAQKNDRESRWTLRGTTALVTGGTRGIGHAIVEELGGFGATVHTCSWNGEELSKCLKEWEGKGLAVTGSVCDVSSRDQRENLMKEVSSKFGGGLNILINNAGTNFRKPTVDYTVEEFSKIMATNFDSAYHLCQIAHPLLKASGAGSIIFISSVAGVVSLGNGSVYAAAKGAINQITKNLACEWAKDNIRSNSIAPWYIRTSLVENLLKNKEFYDGIIARTPLQRVGEPREVASLAAFLCLPAASYITGQVISVDGGMTVNGFYPTASLN; encoded by the exons ATGGCGGAGGCGCAGAAGAACGACAGAGAATCGCGCTGGACTCTCCGAGGCACGACTGCTCTCGTCACCGGTGGCACTCGCGGAATCGG GCATGCGATAGTGGAGGAGCTGGGCGGGTTCGGTGCCACCGTGCACACCTGCTCTTGGAACGGGGAGGAGCTGAGCAAGTGCTTGAAGGAATGGGAAGGCAAGGGCCTTGCGGTCACCGGGTCGGTCTGCGATGTGTCTTCTCGTGACCAGCGAGAGAATCTGATGAAGGAGGTGTCTTCTAAGTTCGGTGGCGGGCTCAACATTCTC ATTAACAATGCTGGAACGAATTTTAGGAAGCCAACTGTTGACTATACAGTTGaagaattttcgaaaattatggcTACCAACTTTGATTCTGCCTATCATCTTTGCCAAATTGCTCATCCTCTCCTGAAAGCATCAGGAGCTGGTAGCATTATCTTCATTTCCTCAGTTGCTGGGGTTGTCAGTTTAGGCAATGGATCTGTTTATGCTGCTGCTAAAG GTGCAATTAACCAAATTACAAAGAACCTGGCTTGTGAATGGGCAAAAGACAACATTAGGAGCAACTCCATAGCTCCATGGTATATCAGGACCTCGCTTGTGGAAAAT CTACTGAAGAACAAGGAGTTCTACGATGGGATAATAGCTCGGACCCCACTTCAGCGTGTCGGAGAACCCAGAGAGGTCGCGTCACTAGCAGCATTCCTTTGCTTGCCGGCCGCATCATACATCACGGGTCAGGTTATCTCTGTTGATGGAGGGATGACAGTGAATGGGTTTTACCCAACTGCGTCGTTAAATTGA
- the LOC104454322 gene encoding noroxomaritidine/norcraugsodine reductase-like isoform X2, whose product MAEAQKNDRESRWTLRGTTALVTGGTRGIGHAIVEELGGFGATVHTCSWNGEELSKCLKEWEGKGLAVTGSVCDVSSRDQRENLMKEVSSKFGGGLNILVQLTKLQRTWLVNGQKTTLGATP is encoded by the exons ATGGCGGAGGCGCAGAAGAACGACAGAGAATCGCGCTGGACTCTCCGAGGCACGACTGCTCTCGTCACCGGTGGCACTCGCGGAATCGG GCATGCGATAGTGGAGGAGCTGGGCGGGTTCGGTGCCACCGTGCACACCTGCTCTTGGAACGGGGAGGAGCTGAGCAAGTGCTTGAAGGAATGGGAAGGCAAGGGCCTTGCGGTCACCGGGTCGGTCTGCGATGTGTCTTCTCGTGACCAGCGAGAGAATCTGATGAAGGAGGTGTCTTCTAAGTTCGGTGGCGGGCTCAACATTCTC GTGCAATTAACCAAATTACAAAGAACCTGGCTTGTGAATGGGCAAAAGACAACATTAGGAGCAACTCCATAG